In Clostridium sporogenes, one genomic interval encodes:
- a CDS encoding proline racemase, whose amino-acid sequence MRAIKTIQTIESHTMGEPTRIVIGGLPKVPGKTMAEKMEYLEENNDSLRTMLMSEPRGHNDMFGAIYTEPADETADLGIIFMDGGGYLNMCGHGSIGAATCAVEMGIVKVEEPYTNIKLEAPAGMINARVKVEDGKAKETSIVNVPAFLYKKDVEIDVPDYGKLTLDISFGGSFFAMVDAEKVGIDISPANSQKLNDLGMKIVHAVNEQVEIKHPVLEHIKTVDLCEFYGPAKSEDADVQNVVVFGQGQVDRSPCGTGTSAKMALLYAQGKMKVGEEIVNESIICTKFKGKILEETKVGEYDGIIPEITGSAYVTGFSQFLVDEEDPVKYGFVLK is encoded by the coding sequence ATGAGAGCGATTAAAACAATTCAAACTATTGAATCTCACACAATGGGAGAACCAACAAGAATAGTAATAGGAGGACTTCCAAAGGTTCCAGGAAAGACAATGGCAGAAAAAATGGAATACTTAGAAGAAAATAACGATAGTTTAAGAACAATGCTTATGTCAGAACCAAGAGGACATAATGATATGTTTGGTGCTATTTATACAGAACCAGCTGATGAAACAGCAGATTTAGGTATTATATTTATGGATGGTGGCGGATACCTTAATATGTGTGGACATGGTTCAATAGGTGCAGCTACATGTGCAGTTGAAATGGGAATAGTAAAAGTAGAAGAGCCATATACAAACATAAAATTAGAAGCTCCAGCAGGAATGATTAATGCTAGAGTAAAAGTTGAGGATGGAAAAGCTAAAGAAACTTCAATTGTGAATGTTCCAGCTTTCTTATATAAAAAAGATGTAGAAATTGATGTGCCTGATTATGGAAAACTTACATTAGACATATCTTTTGGCGGAAGCTTTTTTGCTATGGTAGATGCTGAAAAAGTTGGAATAGATATTTCTCCAGCTAATTCTCAAAAATTAAATGATTTAGGAATGAAAATAGTTCATGCAGTTAACGAACAAGTTGAAATTAAACACCCAGTATTAGAACATATAAAAACAGTTGATCTTTGTGAATTTTACGGACCTGCAAAAAGTGAAGATGCAGATGTACAAAATGTAGTTGTATTTGGTCAAGGTCAAGTAGATAGATCACCTTGTGGAACTGGTACAAGTGCTAAAATGGCGTTACTATATGCTCAAGGAAAAATGAAAGTAGGAGAAGAAATAGTAAACGAAAGTATCATTTGTACTAAATTTAAAGGAAAAATATTAGAAGAAACTAAAGTTGGAGAATATGATGGTATAATACCAGAAATAACTGGTAGCGCATATGTTACTGGATTCTCTCAATTCTTAGTAGATGAAGAAGATCCAGTTAAATATGGATTTGTATTAAAATAG